From a single Apium graveolens cultivar Ventura chromosome 2, ASM990537v1, whole genome shotgun sequence genomic region:
- the LOC141703910 gene encoding uncharacterized protein LOC141703910 produces MGVRNLIARSDSELVVNQVNGGFQARGPRTELYLRCTQRLIGMFKEVRLEYVPREKNSNADALEKMGSQQEAMLLGSIPLEIQEIPSIPEVEIMQVDEAPKETWMTPILAYIRKGTLPEDKFKARRLRY; encoded by the coding sequence ATGGGGGTGCGAAACCTAATTGCGAGGAGTGACTCAGAGCTGGTGGTGAATCAGGTGAACGGGGGATTTCAAGCGCGAGGCCCAAGAacagaattatacttgagatgCACACAACGCCTGATTGGAATGTTCAAAGAAGTTAGGTTGGAATATGTTCCACGGGAGAAGAACAGTAATGCAGATGCTCTAGAAAAAATGGGGTCGCAACAAGAGGCTATGTTGTTAGGATCCATCCCCCTTGAAATCCAAGAgattcctagtatcccagagGTAGAAATTATGCAAGTggatgaggctcccaaggaaacatggatgacgcccattctGGCCTATATTCGCAAGGGAACACTCCCCGAGGATAAGTTTAAGGCTCGTCGACTCCGCTATTAG
- the LOC141708814 gene encoding uncharacterized protein LOC141708814: protein MSSNSIFREQVKEDHDNEDEEELELSKLCKDDEEFVDEGDNNKDEELVDVTITGDDNFLELHKDDVDKKDEELVDVIVTCDDEFVEKKQEQLGEGLLDDENDGFRTPTSIEHRIPVPTQCPPAPKKSCKRKFEGSSIVEIIRSATKVIHDQFLVFKKTRRDDDGLS from the coding sequence ATGTCATCAAACTCGATTTTTCGTGAGCAAGTTAAAGAAGATCatgataatgaagatgaagaagaattAGAATTGAGCAAATTATGCAAAGACGATGAAGAATTTGTTGATGAAGGGGATAATAATAAAGACGAAGAACTTGTCGATGTTACAATTACAGGTGATGATAATTTTCTTGAATTACATAAGGACGACGTCGATAAAAAAGACGAAGAGCTTGTCGATGTTATTGTTACATGTGATGATGAATTTGTGGAGAAGAAGCAGGAACAATTAGGAGAAGGACTTTTGGATGATGAGAACGATGGCTTTCGAACTCCGACTTCGATAGAGCATAGAATTCCAGTGCCTACACAATGTCCGCCAGCACCGAAAAAGAGTTGCAAGAGAAAATTCGAGGGATCATCGATTGTCGAAATCATAAGGTCTGCGACGAAAGTAATTCATGATCAGTTCTTGGTTTTCAAGAAGACTCGCCGGGACGATGATGGTCTGTCATGA
- the LOC141708813 gene encoding putative E3 ubiquitin-protein ligase XBAT31 isoform X2, which produces MGQGISCVRDGAREHALFRSVQNGELEIVKAMVDYDPSVLRKTTVHGKLFALHVAAVHDQILVLSMLLDRSVNPDILNRHRQTPLMLAAMSGNISCIERLIEAGANVLMFDSLHVRTCLHYAAYHGHLDCLQAIISAAHSSQIAYSWGFLRFVNIRDGSGATPLHLAARQGSADCVHILLASGALVSASTCGYGCSYPGSTPLHLAARGGSLDCVRELLAWGGDRLQTDSSGKIPYTVALKHKHAACAALFNPSSPEPLLWPARLNFISDLNLEARTLLEKALITANKEREKEILKDTMNSFPSSPVHSDSGAANDFSEESDIDLCSICFEKICTIVVKDCGHQMCAQCMLILCCHNKPNAASNCSKSPLCPFCRSNISQLVVANVITNDGVDEEQELSPSKPRRSSRRSFNSEGGSSSFKSLSALSSFGRAVGRSSGRVAADCIEDLDKF; this is translated from the exons ATGGGACAAGGAATCAGCTGTGTAAGAGATGGAGCGCGCGAGCATGCTTTGTTTAGAAGTGTTCAAAATGGAGAGCTTGAAATAGTCAAGGCCATGGTTGACTATGATCCATCTGTTTTGCGTAAGACTACTGTTCATGGCAAGCTCTTTGCACTTCATGTTGCTGCTGTTCATGATCAGATCCTG GTTCTTTCTATGTTGTTGGATCGATCTGTTAATCCTGACATCTTGAATCGACATAGGCAG ACTCCGTTGATGTTGGCTGCGATGTCTGGGAATATTTCCTGCATTGAAAGGCTTATCGAAGCAGGTGCAAAT GTTTTGATGTTTGATTCACTTCATGTAAGAACCTGTTTACACTATGCTGCTTACCATGGCCATCTGGATTGCTTGCAAGCTATAATTTCTGCTGCCCATTCCTCCCAGATTGCATATTCTTG GGGGTTTTTGAGATTTGTCAACATAAGGGATGGAAGTGGTGCTACTCCACTTCACTTGGCAGCACGTCAAGGGTCGGCTGATTGTGTTCATATTCTTCTTGCCAGTGGGGCTCTTGTTTCTGCCTCTACTTGTGGTTATGG TTGCAGCTACCCAGGGAGCACACCATTGCATTTGGCAGCTCGTGGAGGTTCTTTGGATTGTGTCAGGGAATTGCTTGCTTGGGGTGGAGATAGACTTCAGACAGATTCATCCGG GAAGATCCCTTACACAGTTGCTTTAAAGCACAAGCATGCAGCATGTGCAGCCTTGTTTAACCCTTCATCTCCAGAACCTTTACTGTGGCCAGCTCGTCTAAATTTCATTAGTGACCTTAATCTAGAAGCAAGAACTCTGTTAGAGAAAGCCCTGATTACGGCAAATAAGGAACGGGAAAAGGAAATCTTGAAGGACACAATGAACTCATTTCCATCATCCCCTGTACATTCTGATTCTGGGGCTGCAAACGACTTTTCTGAG GAAAGTGATATTGATTTATGCTCTATTTGCTTTGAGAAGATCTGCACGATTGTGGTTAAGGATTGTGGCCACCAAATGTGCGCACAATGCATGCTAATCTTATGTTGCCACAACAAGCCAAACGCTGCAAGTAATTGTTCAAAATCCCCACTTTGCCCGTTTTGCAGAAGCAACATCAGCCAACTAGTTGTTGCTAATGTCATTACGAATGATGGTGTGGATGAGGAGCAGGAGCTTAGCCCTTCAAAGCCTAGAAGATCATCAAGAAGGTCTTTCAATAGTGAAGGCGGCAGCAGTAGCTTTAAGAGTTTGTCAGCCCTGAGCTCATTTGGAAGGGCAGTGGGTCGAAGTTCGGGAAGAGTAGCCGCAGATTGCATTGAAGATCTGGACAAGTTTTGA
- the LOC141708813 gene encoding putative E3 ubiquitin-protein ligase XBAT31 isoform X3, with product MGQGISCVRDGAREHALFRSVQNGELEIVKAMVDYDPSVLRKTTVHGKLFALHVAAVHDQILVLSMLLDRSVNPDILNRHRQTPLMLAAMSGNISCIERLIEAGANVLMFDSLHVRTCLHYAAYHGHLDCLQAIISAAHSSQIAYSWGFLRFVNIRDGSGATPLHLAARQGSADCVHILLASGALVSASTCGYGYPGSTPLHLAARGGSLDCVRELLAWGGDRLQTDSSGKIPYTVALKHKHAACAALFNPSSPEPLLWPARLNFISDLNLEARTLLEKALITANKEREKEILKDTMNSFPSSPVHSDSGAANDFSEESDIDLCSICFEKICTIVVKDCGHQMCAQCMLILCCHNKPNAASNCSKSPLCPFCRSNISQLVVANVITNDGVDEEQELSPSKPRRSSRRSFNSEGGSSSFKSLSALSSFGRAVGRSSGRVAADCIEDLDKF from the exons ATGGGACAAGGAATCAGCTGTGTAAGAGATGGAGCGCGCGAGCATGCTTTGTTTAGAAGTGTTCAAAATGGAGAGCTTGAAATAGTCAAGGCCATGGTTGACTATGATCCATCTGTTTTGCGTAAGACTACTGTTCATGGCAAGCTCTTTGCACTTCATGTTGCTGCTGTTCATGATCAGATCCTG GTTCTTTCTATGTTGTTGGATCGATCTGTTAATCCTGACATCTTGAATCGACATAGGCAG ACTCCGTTGATGTTGGCTGCGATGTCTGGGAATATTTCCTGCATTGAAAGGCTTATCGAAGCAGGTGCAAAT GTTTTGATGTTTGATTCACTTCATGTAAGAACCTGTTTACACTATGCTGCTTACCATGGCCATCTGGATTGCTTGCAAGCTATAATTTCTGCTGCCCATTCCTCCCAGATTGCATATTCTTG GGGGTTTTTGAGATTTGTCAACATAAGGGATGGAAGTGGTGCTACTCCACTTCACTTGGCAGCACGTCAAGGGTCGGCTGATTGTGTTCATATTCTTCTTGCCAGTGGGGCTCTTGTTTCTGCCTCTACTTGTGGTTATGG CTACCCAGGGAGCACACCATTGCATTTGGCAGCTCGTGGAGGTTCTTTGGATTGTGTCAGGGAATTGCTTGCTTGGGGTGGAGATAGACTTCAGACAGATTCATCCGG GAAGATCCCTTACACAGTTGCTTTAAAGCACAAGCATGCAGCATGTGCAGCCTTGTTTAACCCTTCATCTCCAGAACCTTTACTGTGGCCAGCTCGTCTAAATTTCATTAGTGACCTTAATCTAGAAGCAAGAACTCTGTTAGAGAAAGCCCTGATTACGGCAAATAAGGAACGGGAAAAGGAAATCTTGAAGGACACAATGAACTCATTTCCATCATCCCCTGTACATTCTGATTCTGGGGCTGCAAACGACTTTTCTGAG GAAAGTGATATTGATTTATGCTCTATTTGCTTTGAGAAGATCTGCACGATTGTGGTTAAGGATTGTGGCCACCAAATGTGCGCACAATGCATGCTAATCTTATGTTGCCACAACAAGCCAAACGCTGCAAGTAATTGTTCAAAATCCCCACTTTGCCCGTTTTGCAGAAGCAACATCAGCCAACTAGTTGTTGCTAATGTCATTACGAATGATGGTGTGGATGAGGAGCAGGAGCTTAGCCCTTCAAAGCCTAGAAGATCATCAAGAAGGTCTTTCAATAGTGAAGGCGGCAGCAGTAGCTTTAAGAGTTTGTCAGCCCTGAGCTCATTTGGAAGGGCAGTGGGTCGAAGTTCGGGAAGAGTAGCCGCAGATTGCATTGAAGATCTGGACAAGTTTTGA
- the LOC141708813 gene encoding putative E3 ubiquitin-protein ligase XBAT31 isoform X1 produces the protein MGQGISCVRDGAREHALFRSVQNGELEIVKAMVDYDPSVLRKTTVHGKLFALHVAAVHDQILVLSMLLDRSVNPDILNRHRQTPLMLAAMSGNISCIERLIEAGANVLMFDSLHVRTCLHYAAYHGHLDCLQAIISAAHSSQIAYSWGFLRFVNIRDGSGATPLHLAARQGSADCVHILLASGALVSASTCGYGSSCSYPGSTPLHLAARGGSLDCVRELLAWGGDRLQTDSSGKIPYTVALKHKHAACAALFNPSSPEPLLWPARLNFISDLNLEARTLLEKALITANKEREKEILKDTMNSFPSSPVHSDSGAANDFSEESDIDLCSICFEKICTIVVKDCGHQMCAQCMLILCCHNKPNAASNCSKSPLCPFCRSNISQLVVANVITNDGVDEEQELSPSKPRRSSRRSFNSEGGSSSFKSLSALSSFGRAVGRSSGRVAADCIEDLDKF, from the exons ATGGGACAAGGAATCAGCTGTGTAAGAGATGGAGCGCGCGAGCATGCTTTGTTTAGAAGTGTTCAAAATGGAGAGCTTGAAATAGTCAAGGCCATGGTTGACTATGATCCATCTGTTTTGCGTAAGACTACTGTTCATGGCAAGCTCTTTGCACTTCATGTTGCTGCTGTTCATGATCAGATCCTG GTTCTTTCTATGTTGTTGGATCGATCTGTTAATCCTGACATCTTGAATCGACATAGGCAG ACTCCGTTGATGTTGGCTGCGATGTCTGGGAATATTTCCTGCATTGAAAGGCTTATCGAAGCAGGTGCAAAT GTTTTGATGTTTGATTCACTTCATGTAAGAACCTGTTTACACTATGCTGCTTACCATGGCCATCTGGATTGCTTGCAAGCTATAATTTCTGCTGCCCATTCCTCCCAGATTGCATATTCTTG GGGGTTTTTGAGATTTGTCAACATAAGGGATGGAAGTGGTGCTACTCCACTTCACTTGGCAGCACGTCAAGGGTCGGCTGATTGTGTTCATATTCTTCTTGCCAGTGGGGCTCTTGTTTCTGCCTCTACTTGTGGTTATGG CTCCAGTTGCAGCTACCCAGGGAGCACACCATTGCATTTGGCAGCTCGTGGAGGTTCTTTGGATTGTGTCAGGGAATTGCTTGCTTGGGGTGGAGATAGACTTCAGACAGATTCATCCGG GAAGATCCCTTACACAGTTGCTTTAAAGCACAAGCATGCAGCATGTGCAGCCTTGTTTAACCCTTCATCTCCAGAACCTTTACTGTGGCCAGCTCGTCTAAATTTCATTAGTGACCTTAATCTAGAAGCAAGAACTCTGTTAGAGAAAGCCCTGATTACGGCAAATAAGGAACGGGAAAAGGAAATCTTGAAGGACACAATGAACTCATTTCCATCATCCCCTGTACATTCTGATTCTGGGGCTGCAAACGACTTTTCTGAG GAAAGTGATATTGATTTATGCTCTATTTGCTTTGAGAAGATCTGCACGATTGTGGTTAAGGATTGTGGCCACCAAATGTGCGCACAATGCATGCTAATCTTATGTTGCCACAACAAGCCAAACGCTGCAAGTAATTGTTCAAAATCCCCACTTTGCCCGTTTTGCAGAAGCAACATCAGCCAACTAGTTGTTGCTAATGTCATTACGAATGATGGTGTGGATGAGGAGCAGGAGCTTAGCCCTTCAAAGCCTAGAAGATCATCAAGAAGGTCTTTCAATAGTGAAGGCGGCAGCAGTAGCTTTAAGAGTTTGTCAGCCCTGAGCTCATTTGGAAGGGCAGTGGGTCGAAGTTCGGGAAGAGTAGCCGCAGATTGCATTGAAGATCTGGACAAGTTTTGA
- the LOC141703921 gene encoding uncharacterized protein LOC141703921, with product MGTGETPFKLAYGTEARLLVETGSPSHRVANFDEVSNIEGLRTNLELLDEVRDRAVEKMEGYKEKTRLYFAKKARIREYVVGDLVLRDTEASDPTNQGKLQPNWEGPYIVKEVIRPETYKLNYLSGTEVPNTWHGTRLRKFYQ from the coding sequence ATGGGAACTGGTGAGACTCCATTCAAGCTTGCCTATGGTACCGAGGCCCGGTTACTGGTAGAAACCGGATCCCCCTCTCATAGAGTGGCCAACTTTGACGAGGTCTCCAACATAGAAGGCCTCAGAACCAACCTCGAACTCCTGGATGAAGTAAGAGATCGGGCCGTAGAAAAAATGGAAGGCTACAAGGAAAAAACAAGGCTTTACTTTGCGAAGAAGGCCAGGATAAGAGAATATGTGGTGGGAGATCTAGTGCTCCGGGACACCGAAGCTTCAGACCCAACTAATCAGGGGAAACTGCAGCCGAACTGGGAAGGCCCCTATATAGTCAAGGAAGTGATCCGTCCGGAAACTTACAAGCTGAACTACCTCAGCGGGACCGAGGTCCCCAACACCTGGCACGGAACCCGactaaggaaattctaccagtaA